In one window of Pelosinus sp. IPA-1 DNA:
- the thpR gene encoding RNA 2',3'-cyclic phosphodiesterase has product MRLFIGIELPENIIAELHSLQNLLRKKVRRGRFPSKDNLHLTLQFLGETSERKVEDIIRSLQTVSKLNFPFKLSFNTHLGSFGHKNPVRIVWVGVKGKVAALLQLQTSIVGSMQELGFPAESRDYHPHITLARDVDFIDKDFLLDQERGEFDMGQLSCFKIDNFCLISSNVEQGKRIYNIVETFKLIETDAECKDY; this is encoded by the coding sequence ATGAGATTGTTCATAGGAATAGAGCTCCCAGAAAATATTATTGCTGAACTTCATTCTCTACAAAATCTACTAAGGAAAAAAGTGCGAAGAGGGCGCTTTCCATCTAAAGATAACTTACATCTTACATTACAGTTCCTCGGGGAAACGTCAGAACGCAAAGTCGAAGACATTATACGTTCGTTACAGACAGTAAGTAAATTGAATTTTCCCTTTAAGCTATCATTCAATACACACCTAGGTTCTTTTGGACATAAGAATCCAGTACGTATAGTGTGGGTAGGAGTAAAGGGAAAGGTGGCAGCGCTACTACAGCTCCAAACCAGTATTGTAGGAAGTATGCAAGAGTTAGGGTTTCCAGCTGAGAGTCGTGATTATCATCCACATATTACCTTAGCCCGTGATGTTGACTTTATCGACAAGGACTTCTTATTGGATCAAGAGAGAGGAGAGTTTGATATGGGGCAGCTTTCCTGTTTCAAAATAGATAATTTTTGTTTAATATCGAGCAATGTAGAGCAGGGAAAGCGTATATATAATATAGTAGAGACATTTAAGTTGATAGAGACAGATGCAGAGTGTAAAGACTACTAG
- a CDS encoding four-carbon acid sugar kinase family protein translates to MEKVLKNEIFATIPDVDEAKVNGEIAKALQNFGKKIIVLDDDPTGIQTVHGVSVYTDWSKENIEAGFKEENSIFFILTNSRSFTEEETAKAHQEMATNILEVSKKVGKGFMIISRGDSTLRGHYPLETKVLKDTLEKDGTTRIDGEVLMPIFKEGGRFTIGNVHYVQEGDYLTPAGQTEFAKDKTFGYASSNLGDYIEEKNKGVYKAKDVTYISLESIRSFDIDGIAAQLEKASDFGKVVVNAVDYVDVKVFSIALIKAMAAGKNFMFRTAAAFTKVIGGVSDKPLLLKKDLVAEGSTAGGLVIIGSHVKKTTEQFEELKTLDFVNFIEFNHLLVLEPTAVLEAEISRIVKTAEGHIQNGETVAVYTGRKRFELGADNKEEELKVAVKISDSVTSIVERIQTKPSFLIAKGGITSSDVGTKGLAVKKATVAGQVKPGVPVWLTGSESKFPGLPYIIFPGNVGTKTTLKEVVEMLGSK, encoded by the coding sequence ATGGAAAAAGTATTAAAAAATGAAATCTTTGCTACAATTCCAGATGTTGATGAAGCTAAGGTTAATGGGGAAATAGCTAAAGCTTTACAAAATTTTGGCAAGAAAATTATTGTTCTTGATGATGATCCGACAGGAATTCAAACTGTTCATGGTGTGTCAGTATATACTGACTGGTCAAAGGAAAACATTGAGGCCGGTTTCAAAGAAGAAAATTCGATATTTTTTATTTTAACTAACTCCCGGAGCTTTACTGAAGAAGAGACAGCCAAGGCACATCAGGAAATGGCAACCAACATATTAGAAGTATCTAAAAAAGTTGGCAAAGGATTCATGATTATTAGCAGAGGCGATTCTACACTCCGTGGCCATTATCCCCTTGAAACTAAAGTGCTTAAAGACACCCTTGAAAAAGACGGTACTACAAGAATTGATGGTGAAGTGCTTATGCCTATTTTTAAAGAAGGCGGACGCTTTACGATCGGAAATGTGCATTATGTACAGGAAGGCGACTATTTGACTCCAGCGGGACAAACCGAGTTTGCCAAAGATAAAACCTTTGGTTATGCTAGTTCCAATCTGGGGGATTATATCGAAGAAAAAAACAAGGGCGTTTATAAAGCGAAAGATGTTACCTATATTTCTTTAGAAAGTATTAGAAGCTTTGATATTGATGGAATTGCTGCCCAATTAGAAAAAGCTTCTGATTTCGGTAAAGTAGTTGTCAACGCTGTTGACTATGTAGATGTAAAAGTATTCTCGATTGCTCTTATTAAAGCGATGGCTGCAGGGAAAAACTTCATGTTCCGCACAGCGGCTGCGTTTACTAAAGTAATTGGCGGGGTAAGCGATAAACCGCTTCTTCTTAAAAAGGATTTGGTTGCCGAGGGCAGCACTGCAGGCGGCCTCGTAATTATCGGCTCACATGTTAAAAAGACAACAGAACAGTTTGAAGAACTAAAAACATTAGATTTTGTGAATTTTATCGAATTTAATCATCTCTTGGTGTTAGAACCGACCGCAGTATTAGAAGCGGAAATCAGCCGTATTGTAAAAACAGCTGAAGGACACATCCAAAACGGAGAAACAGTAGCCGTTTACACTGGGCGTAAACGTTTTGAGCTTGGGGCCGATAATAAGGAAGAAGAACTCAAAGTTGCTGTAAAAATATCGGATTCTGTAACAAGCATAGTAGAGCGTATTCAAACTAAGCCAAGCTTTCTCATTGCGAAAGGCGGTATTACATCAAGTGACGTAGGAACCAAAGGTTTGGCTGTGAAAAAAGCAACTGTTGCTGGGCAAGTTAAACCAGGTGTACCTGTATGGCTTACTGGCAGCGAAAGCAAATTTCCTGGACTTCCCTACATTATTTTCCCAGGAAATGTCGGTACAAAAACTACTTTAAAAGAAGTTGTTGAGATGCTTGGCAGCAAATAA
- a CDS encoding cache domain-containing protein, with protein sequence MNKWIKWFKRRSSLNLANRLILYYILVIFFIVGATMGPTLYLFSDIMQKMNEDRALQGLEGLASIIEMVKQDALDHGSMLAVNPTLVSAIESKDTVQILGLLQPAVKKAKLDFATVTDGKGIVIARTHAPANNGDDLTNQSNIRRALLGEEVTGIESNSEMKFAIMIGIPVKNKQGEIVGVISAGHNLENNKAVDQVKMMFNTDATIFLGNVRLSTTIIKDGQRIAGTTLDEIIDQRVLRQGGKYIGQAEIVGEKYVTAYMPLIGIDEKPIGAIFAGQKVADSLAARNKLICTVTGVVLVAIILVIFLAVFMAKGIVTPIRKIARSAGLVAIGDLTQHVEITSRDEVGRMGHAFNHMVRQLNKLVAALNCELQERKQIEVMIRQSEKRYRLLAENVTDVIWTMDLSGRLTYISPSVQRLRGYTVEEALELTTEQWLTPSSAAIAMRDLQCLHDMIESGQKIESRRLELELRCKDGTVVWAESTCSVIYNADGEIYGIQGVDRNITEERQLERKIRKDVQLAGKLQKALLPGDANNELFIVRTAYAPLREVSGDFYNYLFHSDGILRGYVSDISGHGIATALNSAAVRFTLDEALGKKLTLELMQNVNAKFVEYLSDETFVALIMFEFDFYAKTVTLVTGGINHFLASTQQFNGLVTMPGGLIGLFDVADLNIVKMPIQPGDAFYFATDGLIDLIKGNMPDQVHDFEMSIDFLKEQIQEKPKLDDCSILCVKIQDLIN encoded by the coding sequence GTGAATAAGTGGATTAAATGGTTTAAGCGTAGGAGTTCTTTGAACTTAGCAAATAGACTGATATTATATTATATTTTAGTCATTTTTTTTATTGTCGGTGCCACTATGGGGCCGACTTTATATCTATTTTCGGATATAATGCAAAAGATGAATGAGGATCGAGCGTTGCAAGGGCTAGAAGGCCTTGCTAGTATTATTGAAATGGTTAAACAGGATGCTCTGGATCATGGCTCTATGTTGGCAGTTAATCCGACATTGGTTAGTGCCATTGAGTCGAAGGATACGGTGCAAATTCTAGGCCTTCTTCAGCCGGCAGTGAAGAAGGCTAAACTGGATTTTGCTACGGTAACAGATGGCAAGGGAATCGTCATTGCTCGGACACATGCTCCTGCTAATAACGGTGATGATTTGACAAATCAGTCAAATATCCGGAGGGCGCTTTTAGGAGAAGAAGTTACAGGGATAGAGTCAAATAGTGAAATGAAATTTGCTATCATGATAGGCATTCCTGTGAAAAATAAGCAAGGTGAAATAGTTGGAGTCATATCAGCGGGACATAATCTGGAGAATAATAAGGCAGTTGATCAGGTTAAGATGATGTTTAATACAGACGCAACTATTTTTTTAGGGAATGTTCGCTTATCAACGACGATTATTAAAGATGGCCAGCGTATAGCAGGTACTACACTGGATGAAATAATTGATCAAAGGGTATTGAGGCAAGGGGGCAAATATATTGGTCAAGCAGAAATTGTAGGAGAAAAGTACGTTACTGCCTATATGCCGTTAATCGGTATAGATGAAAAGCCTATAGGTGCAATCTTCGCTGGTCAGAAGGTTGCAGATTCTCTAGCGGCCAGAAATAAGTTAATTTGTACCGTGACAGGTGTAGTTTTAGTAGCCATTATATTGGTTATTTTTCTTGCAGTATTTATGGCTAAAGGTATTGTTACGCCAATTAGAAAAATTGCAAGGAGTGCGGGGCTAGTAGCTATAGGGGACTTGACGCAGCATGTCGAGATAACATCTAGGGATGAAGTTGGTAGGATGGGGCATGCTTTTAACCATATGGTTAGGCAATTGAACAAGTTGGTTGCTGCGTTAAATTGTGAGCTACAAGAACGCAAACAGATTGAGGTAATGATTCGTCAGAGTGAAAAACGATATCGGTTGTTGGCTGAAAATGTTACTGACGTAATTTGGACAATGGATTTATCGGGAAGGCTTACGTATATAAGTCCTTCAGTTCAACGGCTCAGGGGATATACCGTGGAAGAGGCTCTCGAGTTAACCACTGAGCAATGGTTAACGCCTTCCTCAGCTGCTATAGCCATGCGAGATCTTCAATGTCTACATGATATGATAGAATCTGGTCAGAAGATAGAAAGTCGACGTTTAGAATTAGAATTACGATGTAAAGATGGCACGGTGGTATGGGCTGAGTCAACCTGTAGTGTAATATACAACGCGGATGGAGAGATTTACGGCATTCAGGGAGTTGACCGTAATATTACAGAGGAACGACAGTTGGAACGAAAAATTCGCAAGGATGTTCAACTTGCAGGTAAATTACAAAAAGCCCTTCTGCCGGGGGATGCGAACAATGAATTATTTATTGTTCGTACAGCTTATGCGCCCTTGCGAGAAGTAAGTGGTGATTTTTATAATTACCTCTTTCATTCCGATGGTATATTACGGGGATATGTCTCAGATATTTCTGGTCATGGTATAGCTACGGCACTCAACTCCGCAGCGGTTCGGTTTACTCTAGATGAGGCCCTTGGTAAGAAACTCACTTTGGAGTTAATGCAGAACGTTAATGCTAAATTTGTAGAATATCTCTCGGATGAAACATTTGTTGCTCTGATTATGTTTGAGTTTGACTTCTATGCAAAGACAGTAACGTTGGTTACAGGTGGGATTAACCACTTTTTAGCTTCTACGCAGCAATTTAACGGTTTAGTCACAATGCCTGGGGGGCTTATTGGATTGTTTGACGTGGCGGATTTGAATATTGTAAAAATGCCAATACAGCCTGGTGATGCTTTTTATTTTGCTACAGATGGGCTGATAGATTTGATTAAAGGTAATATGCCAGATCAAGTTCACGACTTCGAAATGAGTATCGACTTCTTGAAAGAGCAAATTCAAGAAAAACCTAAATTGGACGATTGTTCAATACTTTGTGTAAAGATTCAAGACTTAATAAATTAG
- a CDS encoding PrkA family serine protein kinase: MSSFDFDELIKKDREAKKHQQFSGLLLDYLDVVKENPKVSILAHQRMYELLVANGVKTIKTEEFPRLKRIYGNDVLKRYTYFENDFYGIDKTIMKIMRYFHSAGMKGEESRQVLYFVGPVGAGKSSILEALKRALEMSPPIYVIQDCPMREEPLHLIPKHLRPKFEQLLGVKIEGDLCPICRYRLKNEYHGEFERFPITTSEFSTRARKGIGMVPPVDPNNQDTSVLIGSVDISKMDLYAEDDPRVLSLNGAFNVGNRGLVEFIEVFKNDVEYLHNMITATQEKSITSPGKGSMIYFDGIILAHSNEAEWNKFKSDHTNEAILDRIVKIEVPYCLELDEEVKIYQKILKNSNFDAHIAPHTIEMASMFAILTRLTPSTKADPLTKLKIYNGEEIVENGSTKKLDIFELRDEANREGMTGISTRFIMKAIDVALSESENNCINPISILDNLIKAVKEMVIAEDDKKRYLGFLQDTIKKEYHKILEKEITRAFIHGYREQAESLFNNYLDHAEAFANSTKIKDKNTGEELEPDIKFLQSIEEQIGVFNASARGFRQDVTAYMFSLLRNGGTIDYQSYEPLKEAIEKKLTAAVKELSRIITKARVRDGEQDSKYNVMEEEMKCNGYCDHCCNVILKYAANNLWKD, from the coding sequence ATGAGTAGCTTTGATTTTGACGAATTGATAAAAAAGGATCGGGAGGCAAAGAAACATCAACAGTTTAGTGGTTTGCTTCTTGATTATCTGGACGTCGTTAAGGAAAATCCCAAGGTGTCTATTTTAGCACATCAGCGAATGTATGAGCTATTGGTTGCGAATGGTGTGAAAACAATCAAAACTGAAGAGTTCCCTCGGCTAAAACGAATTTACGGTAATGATGTATTGAAGCGCTATACATATTTTGAAAACGATTTTTATGGTATCGACAAAACAATTATGAAAATTATGCGTTATTTCCATTCTGCAGGCATGAAGGGGGAAGAATCTCGCCAAGTGCTTTATTTTGTTGGACCCGTTGGGGCAGGTAAATCTTCTATCTTGGAAGCATTAAAGCGGGCTTTAGAAATGAGTCCTCCCATATATGTTATTCAAGATTGCCCAATGCGGGAAGAGCCATTACATTTAATTCCTAAGCATCTCAGACCTAAATTTGAGCAATTATTAGGGGTAAAAATTGAGGGTGATCTTTGTCCCATTTGCCGCTATCGCTTAAAAAATGAATATCATGGTGAGTTTGAACGCTTCCCCATAACAACGTCTGAATTTTCCACTCGAGCCCGTAAAGGAATTGGCATGGTGCCACCAGTTGACCCGAATAACCAAGATACATCGGTACTCATTGGGTCTGTTGATATTTCTAAAATGGATCTTTATGCGGAAGATGATCCTAGGGTATTGTCGCTAAACGGGGCGTTTAATGTAGGCAATCGAGGTTTGGTTGAATTTATTGAGGTTTTTAAAAATGATGTTGAGTATTTGCATAACATGATAACTGCTACACAAGAAAAGTCGATAACATCTCCTGGCAAAGGATCAATGATTTATTTTGATGGCATTATTTTAGCCCACTCGAATGAAGCGGAATGGAATAAATTTAAATCAGATCATACAAATGAAGCTATTTTAGATCGAATTGTTAAAATTGAGGTTCCTTATTGTTTAGAATTGGATGAAGAGGTAAAGATTTACCAAAAGATTTTAAAAAATAGTAATTTTGATGCTCATATTGCCCCACATACCATTGAAATGGCGTCCATGTTTGCAATATTAACTCGGTTAACACCATCAACTAAGGCTGATCCATTGACAAAGTTGAAAATATATAACGGCGAGGAAATCGTCGAAAACGGCTCCACTAAAAAGTTAGATATTTTCGAGTTGCGGGATGAAGCCAACCGAGAGGGTATGACTGGTATTTCTACTCGTTTTATTATGAAAGCGATCGATGTGGCGTTATCTGAATCAGAGAATAATTGTATCAACCCAATCAGTATTCTAGATAATCTAATTAAAGCCGTTAAGGAAATGGTCATTGCAGAGGATGATAAAAAACGGTATTTAGGCTTTTTGCAAGATACAATTAAAAAGGAATATCACAAAATCCTCGAAAAAGAAATCACACGTGCTTTTATACACGGGTATCGCGAACAGGCTGAAAGCTTGTTTAATAATTATTTAGATCATGCTGAAGCGTTTGCTAACTCAACTAAGATCAAAGATAAAAATACTGGAGAAGAGTTAGAACCTGACATCAAGTTCCTTCAGTCCATAGAGGAACAGATTGGTGTTTTCAATGCATCCGCACGTGGTTTTCGCCAGGATGTTACTGCTTATATGTTCTCGTTATTACGTAATGGAGGCACAATTGATTACCAAAGCTATGAACCATTAAAAGAAGCAATCGAGAAGAAATTAACGGCTGCAGTCAAAGAATTATCCCGTATTATCACCAAGGCCAGGGTGCGGGATGGTGAACAAGATTCTAAATATAATGTCATGGAAGAAGAAATGAAATGTAACGGTTATTGTGATCATTGCTGTAATGTCATCTTAAAATATGCGGCCAATAATCTCTGGAAGGACTAA
- a CDS encoding Hsp20/alpha crystallin family protein, with the protein MFDLTPYKQNHGHQRNALSKFARNFLGDDFEALFDHVDNFPSSFRVDLKETDNEYVIEADLPGINKEDISLRYENHYLTISAKRNETQEVTNEKKYVRRERRFGHFQRNFYIDNIQDDKISAKFDHGVLTVILLKADKSQLPQGNIPIQ; encoded by the coding sequence ATGTTTGACTTAACACCTTATAAGCAAAACCATGGACATCAAAGAAATGCATTGAGTAAATTTGCACGTAATTTTTTGGGAGATGATTTTGAAGCACTCTTTGATCATGTTGATAACTTCCCCAGTTCTTTTCGAGTCGATTTGAAGGAGACTGACAATGAATATGTAATAGAAGCGGATCTACCTGGCATAAATAAAGAGGATATTAGTCTGCGTTATGAAAATCATTATTTAACAATTAGCGCCAAAAGAAATGAGACACAAGAAGTAACAAATGAAAAAAAATATGTTCGCCGGGAGAGACGATTTGGTCATTTCCAACGGAATTTTTATATAGATAATATTCAAGATGATAAAATTAGCGCCAAATTTGATCACGGTGTTCTTACCGTTATCTTACTAAAAGCAGATAAATCACAATTGCCGCAGGGCAATATACCGATCCAATAG
- a CDS encoding GntR family transcriptional regulator — protein MLNFTIAKYTDMVVFYILQRISLKDQVYDYLKKAIMNGELVSGEIYSEQFFATNLNISRTPVREAILQLKQENLLEIYPSRGVMIKPMSFEELKKILQVRIAIEGYSAMYLARNIHKEDAQELLSNLEEYLNMEKDVKNRKEKAFEFMRADVDFHFGIINYTNNEYFVTTIQTLRSRIERVIFKSLQKDFRMGDAVNEHQELFECIKRGDEHGAFASFQQHMQNTEELLSTINFD, from the coding sequence ATGTTGAATTTTACAATAGCAAAGTATACAGATATGGTGGTGTTTTATATTTTACAGAGAATATCATTAAAAGATCAAGTTTATGACTATTTAAAAAAGGCAATTATGAATGGTGAATTAGTTAGTGGAGAGATATACTCAGAGCAATTTTTTGCTACTAACCTTAATATCTCTAGAACGCCTGTCAGGGAAGCTATTTTGCAGCTGAAACAGGAGAACCTATTAGAGATATATCCTAGCAGAGGCGTTATGATAAAACCCATGTCTTTTGAAGAACTAAAGAAGATACTTCAAGTAAGAATTGCTATTGAGGGATACAGTGCCATGTATTTGGCCAGGAACATCCATAAAGAAGATGCGCAGGAATTGCTTTCTAACCTTGAGGAATACTTGAACATGGAGAAAGATGTAAAGAATAGAAAAGAAAAAGCCTTTGAATTTATGCGAGCTGATGTAGATTTTCATTTTGGCATTATTAATTATACAAATAATGAGTATTTTGTTACTACAATTCAAACATTAAGATCACGTATTGAGCGCGTAATATTCAAATCTCTGCAAAAGGATTTTAGAATGGGTGATGCGGTTAATGAGCATCAAGAGTTGTTTGAATGTATTAAAAGAGGCGATGAACATGGGGCATTTGCTTCATTTCAGCAACATATGCAGAATACGGAAGAATTGCTTAGCACCATTAACTTTGATTGA
- a CDS encoding sulfite exporter TauE/SafE family protein encodes MKKGSRIMLIALVMFFLGLLLGFVGAGGAGVVIAVLTVVFGIPIHTALGTSLSAMIFTTLSGAYSHFREGNVEMKNGIAVGVFGAIGAFIGSQIASGLPAKDLKWLTACMLFLSAILLWLKIFFASKEIFSRIESKSALVRWKFWVTACGLGIFTGILSGTFGIGATPFIQIGLLVFFNMSIHQSAGTTMLIIIPIALLGGLGYLTAGYLDVSLLLKVTIGLMIGAYVGAKFTKRLKPSILKVSMVSIPIFGGVLLLFG; translated from the coding sequence ATGAAGAAGGGAAGTAGAATCATGCTGATTGCTCTTGTAATGTTTTTTTTAGGATTGCTACTTGGTTTTGTTGGTGCTGGGGGAGCGGGTGTTGTTATTGCGGTTTTAACCGTAGTATTTGGTATTCCAATACACACTGCCTTGGGAACATCGCTTAGCGCGATGATATTTACCACTCTGTCTGGCGCATACAGTCATTTTCGCGAAGGCAATGTGGAGATGAAAAATGGAATAGCTGTTGGTGTTTTTGGGGCGATAGGTGCTTTTATTGGATCGCAAATTGCATCTGGCCTGCCTGCTAAAGATCTCAAATGGTTGACAGCTTGCATGTTATTTTTATCAGCTATTTTACTTTGGCTTAAAATCTTTTTTGCTTCTAAGGAGATTTTCTCACGAATTGAAAGTAAATCTGCCCTAGTCAGATGGAAGTTCTGGGTAACTGCCTGTGGCTTGGGAATTTTTACTGGAATTTTATCAGGAACCTTTGGAATTGGTGCCACTCCATTTATTCAAATCGGTTTATTAGTATTCTTTAATATGTCGATCCATCAGTCCGCGGGTACAACCATGCTAATCATTATACCGATTGCTTTATTAGGCGGTTTAGGTTATTTGACAGCTGGTTATTTGGACGTATCATTGCTTCTCAAGGTAACGATAGGGCTGATGATTGGGGCCTACGTTGGGGCAAAATTCACTAAACGCCTAAAGCCTTCTATTCTAAAGGTTTCTATGGTGTCTATACCGATCTTTGGTGGAGTTTTATTACTATTTGGCTAG
- the garR gene encoding 2-hydroxy-3-oxopropionate reductase encodes MAKVGFIGLGIMGKPMVLNLLKAGIDTTVYDVNPKAVEALVEAGAKAATSPKELATGSDVVITIVPNAAIVKSLLEGEDGILAGAKPGTVIVDMSSVSPVDSQKFAEVAAKYDCPFLDSPVSGGEPGAINATLAYMIGGDEAVVEKIKDVFLAMGKSITVIGPNGSGSVAKLANQIIVNLNIAAVSEALVLAQKAGADPEKVYQAIRGGLAGSVVLDAKAPMMYNRNFKPGGTLAINLKDITNVMDTAQSLDVPLILTSQLKQIMHSLKADGHIMDDHGGIVQFYEKLAGVEVKKGS; translated from the coding sequence ATGGCAAAAGTTGGTTTTATTGGATTAGGTATTATGGGGAAACCGATGGTATTAAACTTATTAAAAGCTGGTATTGATACTACTGTTTATGATGTTAATCCAAAAGCAGTTGAAGCATTAGTAGAAGCTGGAGCGAAAGCAGCTACTTCTCCTAAAGAACTGGCAACTGGTAGTGATGTTGTTATTACAATCGTACCAAATGCAGCAATCGTAAAGTCGCTTTTAGAAGGGGAAGATGGTATCTTAGCTGGCGCAAAACCTGGAACAGTTATTGTTGATATGAGTTCGGTATCTCCTGTAGATTCTCAGAAATTTGCTGAAGTTGCAGCAAAATATGATTGCCCATTCCTTGATTCACCGGTAAGCGGTGGGGAACCTGGTGCAATCAATGCAACACTCGCATATATGATTGGCGGTGATGAAGCTGTTGTTGAAAAAATTAAAGATGTTTTCTTGGCAATGGGTAAATCAATTACTGTTATAGGTCCTAACGGCAGCGGTTCTGTAGCAAAATTGGCAAACCAAATTATTGTTAACTTAAATATTGCTGCCGTGTCTGAAGCGCTTGTGCTAGCTCAAAAAGCTGGTGCCGATCCAGAAAAAGTTTACCAAGCAATCCGCGGTGGTCTTGCAGGCAGCGTTGTTCTTGATGCAAAAGCTCCTATGATGTACAATCGGAACTTTAAACCAGGTGGAACCCTTGCCATTAACTTAAAAGATATAACAAATGTTATGGATACGGCTCAAAGCCTTGATGTTCCATTAATTCTTACTAGCCAATTAAAACAAATCATGCACAGCTTAAAAGCTGACGGTCACATTATGGATGACCATGGCGGAATTGTTCAATTTTATGAAAAATTAGCAGGTGTTGAAGTAAAAAAAGGCAGCTAA
- a CDS encoding RNB domain-containing ribonuclease, with protein MSNTKEVQDRSRLQQIARQAMIDRGLLPDFSVQAIDQLNGMDSNISNFEESTQDLRNFLWCSIDNDDSNDLDQLTTAIEMSEGAAKIYIAIADVDAFVKKSSAIDDHAKHNATSVYTAAQIFPMLPEKISTDITSLNYEEDRFALVVEIIIAEDGTMQSSQIYKAIVRNHAKLAYNSVAAWLEGSGPMPEAIGAVNGLAENILLQNQVAKKLKTLRHMHGALDFETIKARPVFHEDKIKDLEVEKRNSAKDIIEDFMIAANSVTARYLTDKKFPSIRRVVRKPKRWERIVEIAGELNFILPKDPDSKALDQFLVLAKATDPLHFPDLSLSIIKLLGPGEYVVELPGEDSIGHFGLAVKDYAHSTAPNRRYPDLITQRLLKAAISGSPIPYENEELVTLAKHCSEAENAAQKVERQVEKSAAAILLESRIGETFDAIITGAADKGTWVRLLHPPIEGRLEGNFEGEDVGLRLRVQLIRVDVERGYIDFKKVR; from the coding sequence ATGAGTAATACAAAAGAAGTACAAGACCGTTCTAGGCTGCAGCAAATTGCACGACAGGCTATGATAGACCGGGGGCTCCTTCCGGATTTTTCTGTTCAGGCAATTGATCAGCTTAACGGAATGGATAGTAATATTTCTAACTTTGAAGAGTCGACACAAGATCTTAGGAATTTTTTGTGGTGTTCCATTGATAATGATGATTCAAACGATTTAGATCAACTTACCACTGCGATAGAGATGTCAGAGGGAGCTGCAAAGATTTATATTGCGATTGCCGATGTTGATGCCTTCGTCAAGAAGTCCTCGGCAATTGATGATCATGCAAAGCATAATGCCACTTCGGTCTATACCGCTGCGCAGATATTCCCCATGTTACCTGAGAAAATCTCGACAGATATTACCTCGCTTAATTATGAAGAAGATCGCTTTGCTCTCGTGGTTGAGATAATCATTGCCGAGGATGGAACGATGCAAAGTTCGCAAATTTATAAAGCCATAGTCCGTAATCATGCAAAGCTTGCATATAATAGTGTTGCGGCTTGGCTCGAGGGTAGTGGGCCTATGCCTGAGGCAATTGGTGCAGTCAATGGCCTTGCTGAGAACATTTTACTGCAGAATCAAGTGGCAAAGAAATTAAAAACCCTCAGACATATGCACGGAGCGCTTGATTTTGAAACGATAAAAGCTCGCCCTGTTTTCCACGAAGATAAGATCAAAGACTTAGAAGTTGAAAAACGGAACAGTGCCAAAGATATAATTGAGGATTTCATGATTGCGGCAAACAGCGTAACTGCGCGTTACCTCACAGATAAAAAATTTCCGTCAATACGACGTGTTGTTCGCAAGCCCAAACGCTGGGAGCGGATTGTTGAAATTGCTGGGGAGTTAAACTTTATACTGCCCAAGGATCCCGATTCAAAAGCATTAGATCAATTCCTGGTCTTAGCAAAAGCCACCGATCCGCTTCATTTTCCCGATCTCTCTCTTAGTATTATCAAGTTACTAGGACCTGGTGAATATGTTGTAGAGCTTCCAGGCGAAGATTCTATCGGGCATTTTGGTCTCGCAGTCAAAGATTATGCTCATTCCACGGCGCCGAACCGTCGCTATCCAGATTTAATCACCCAGCGATTATTGAAAGCAGCAATATCAGGAAGTCCTATTCCTTATGAAAATGAGGAACTTGTAACGCTAGCAAAGCACTGCTCGGAAGCTGAGAATGCAGCGCAGAAAGTGGAACGGCAGGTCGAAAAATCCGCCGCTGCCATTCTTCTTGAATCGAGAATTGGAGAAACCTTTGATGCGATTATCACAGGAGCAGCTGATAAGGGGACTTGGGTTCGTCTGCTGCACCCACCCATTGAAGGGCGATTAGAAGGTAACTTTGAGGGAGAGGATGTCGGTCTTAGGCTTCGCGTACAACTAATTCGCGTTGATGTAGAACGGGGTTATATCGACTTTAAAAAGGTAAGATAA